CTGGCCACCCCTCGCTTTGATCCGGAGCCCTGCGCTATTGACGAGACAGTCACGGAAGCCAGCGTCGAGGCCGGTGGAGTGACCGTTCAACCTCTTCCTCTGCCTGGCCACACCGCAAGCCACACCGGCTATCTCATCGACGATGTCCTCTTCACCGGCGATATCCTGGCCGGCGAGCAGGAGCTCGCTAACGCGCCCATCTCCTATGCCTACAGCATCACCCAGCGCCTGGACAGCCTGAACAGGCTGCGCAACATCCGTTGTAGCCGTTACGTGCTCGGCCACGGGCATCCTGAAGACGATATCGCCTCCCTGATCGACCACAACCTCGCCCACATCGAACGAGTCCTCGAGCTGATTACGACTCTGGTGGCGACGTCACCCCTGGAGACCAGCACACTGTTCGATGCTGTAGTCGAACGGCTCGGCATCACCATCCGCAACATCCGCGAGTACTACACCATCTACCCTGCGCTGCATGCTTACCTTACCCACCTCTGCCATCTGGGCAGCATCGTCCCGGTCATCCAGCAGAACCGGTTGCTCTGGTGCAAGTCAGAAGGGAGTTGACCAATGCTGATCGTCAATGGTCTGATTCTCACCTTTGGTTCAACACCGCGCGTGATTCCCAACGGAGCATTGCGTATCGAAGGACCCAAGATCACGGCAGTCTCGACCACGGCCGAAATGCGCAGGCTGTATCCTGGCGAGCAGGAGCTGGACGCCGGGGGCCGTGTGGTGATGCCCGGTCTCATTTGCGCACACACTCACTTCTATGGGCTGTTCTCCCGCGGTATGGCGCTGGGGGGCGAGCCTGCCGAAAGTTTCTCGCAGATTCTCGAGCGACTGTGGTGGCGCCTCGACAAGGCGCTGCACCGCGACGATGTCAAGTACAGCGCGCTGTACTGTCTGGTCGACGCCATTCGCAGCGGCACAACGACCCTGCTGGATCACCACGCTTCGCCCTACGCCATTCCTGGCTCTCTCGACGCTATCGCCGAGGCGGTTACAGAAGGGGGCGTTCGTGCCTGTCTGTGCTACGAGGTCTCAGACAGGGATGGTCCAAAACGCATGAAGGAGGGCCTCGAGGAAAACGCTCGCTTCATTCGGCGCGCAGGCGGTGAGAACGGGCTCCTGGCCGGCACCTTTGGACTCCACGCATCGCTGACCCTCTCTGACGATACGCTGGCCCAGGCCGCGGCCATTGGCCACGAACTCGGGGCGGGCTTTCACATCCATGTGGCCGAGGCTGCCGCCGACCAGGAGCAATG
The Chloroflexi bacterium ADurb.Bin180 DNA segment above includes these coding regions:
- the mtaD_1 gene encoding 5-methylthioadenosine/S-adenosylhomocysteine deaminase — its product is MLIVNGLILTFGSTPRVIPNGALRIEGPKITAVSTTAEMRRLYPGEQELDAGGRVVMPGLICAHTHFYGLFSRGMALGGEPAESFSQILERLWWRLDKALHRDDVKYSALYCLVDAIRSGTTTLLDHHASPYAIPGSLDAIAEAVTEGGVRACLCYEVSDRDGPKRMKEGLEENARFIRRAGGENGLLAGTFGLHASLTLSDDTLAQAAAIGHELGAGFHIHVAEAAADQEQCLADHGMRVVERLTRRGILGPKTIAAHCVHVNAHELGLLRETGTRVVHNPRSNMNNAVGAADVPAMLAQGIEVGLGNDGFSNNMFSEIKTAFLLHKHAQADPRVLGADQTLEMATRNNARTAGLFFPEPLAELTPGASADIIFLDYDPPTPLTVGNLPWHLVFGMDGAQVSTTIVAGKILMHNRQLQTLDEQRIAARARELAVQLWERV
- a CDS encoding hydroxyacylglutathione hydrolase, which produces MPFIPVLNRVSYLPGPANIGLVQTDGNGALLIDSGAGKRAGRQVLELLEQRHLRLLAIFNTHGHGDHIGGNAYLVAHTHARVFAPLHDGIVIQYPIWGTMCTFSGVEPIRELATPRFDPEPCAIDETVTEASVEAGGVTVQPLPLPGHTASHTGYLIDDVLFTGDILAGEQELANAPISYAYSITQRLDSLNRLRNIRCSRYVLGHGHPEDDIASLIDHNLAHIERVLELITTLVATSPLETSTLFDAVVERLGITIRNIREYYTIYPALHAYLTHLCHLGSIVPVIQQNRLLWCKSEGS